A DNA window from Coffea arabica cultivar ET-39 chromosome 6c, Coffea Arabica ET-39 HiFi, whole genome shotgun sequence contains the following coding sequences:
- the LOC113692687 gene encoding serine/threonine-protein kinase ATG1c isoform X5: MPQPMSRGGRFVVGEYVVGQQLGAGSFSTVWHGLHRVHGTEVAIKEIVTARLNTKLRDSLKSEIVILKKINHPNIIRLHDMIEDSGKIYIILEYCSGGDLSVYIQNRQGGIPEATAKHFMQQLASGLKVLRENNLIHRDLKPQNLLLSTNDDKSILKIADFGFARSLQPRGLAETLCGSPLYMAPEIMQLQKYDAKADLWSVGAILFQLVTGKTPYTGNNQLQLFQNIVRSTELQFPRDIKDLSPHCMDLCRKLLRRNPVERLTFEEFFNHPFLSQRQADELLWNMRRQKSIDGFPLSELNPVGKTEEIAQEDLPFSLDDDSSGPDGSPSFVGMSPIKSTYGFSLDAKADRKEASKAAEKMDLASSYGSVSHKPEATMFNIGGLKLSEGKLKESLKSVDPAPAKSHVKVADSLELIDQEYVLVPGPPLDVSSSPVISTLENVSSKPGSPPQVSGNINFISTAPIPIVGTAANKVGHIESFESHGSAPGTSQGSMDVADTLEQPSADCITRVRSLKCCASAIRELVNEKLEAGKQLEAFSVQLVILAIWKQALHICHTRAASATEGSPTPDSTRLREMTKELDGLDIHEDLDAANTLGSQHICSQIERAFLLEVGNAEELAKIVEPGNTEMPDAMETIFQSALALGRRGAAVVGFEVTSMS, from the exons ATGCCTCAACCGATGAGCAGAGGAGGAAGGTTCGTGGTGGGGGAATATGTGGTTGGGCAGCAACTAGGAGCGGGGTCGTTCTCGACGGTATGGCACGGGCTGCACCGGGTCCACGGCACCGAAGTTGCCATCAAAGAGATCGTGACGGCTCGATTGAACACCAAACTCCGGGATAGTTTGAAGTCGGAGATTGTTATTTTGAAGAAGATCAATCACCCAAACATCATCCGCTTGCACGACATGATTGAG GATTCTGGAAAGATATATATCATTCTAGAATACTGCAGTGGGGGTGACCTTTCTGTTTACATCCAAAACCGTCAAGGAGGAATTCCAGAAGCAACTGCTAAGCACTTCATGCAGCAACTGG CTTCTGGGCTTAAAGTACTTCGAGAGAACAACCTAATTCACCGAGACCTGAAGCCACAG AATCTATTGCTTTCTACAAATGATGACAAATCCATCCTGAAGATTGCTGATTTTGGATTTGCAAG GTCTCTGCAACCTAGAGGGCTTGCTGAAACCTTATGTGGTTCACCGCTTTACATGGCTCCAGAAATAATGCAACTCCAGAAGTACGATGCAAAG GCAGATCTTTGGAGTGTTGGCGCCATTCTATTTCAACTGGTGACTGGAAAAACCCCATATACAGGAAACAACCAACTACAG TTGTTCCAGAACATCGTGAGATCAACTGAATTGCAGTTTCCCCGAGACATAAAGGATTTGAGTCCTCATTGCATGGATTTGTGTAGGAAATTGCTTCGTCGTAATCCAG TGGAGCGATTGACATTTGAGGAATTCTTTAACCACCCCTTCCTTTCTCAAAGGCAAGCAGATGAATTGTTGTG GAATATGAGACGACAGAAAAGTATAGATGGTTTTCCTCTTTCTGAACTGAATCCTGTGGGGAAAACTGAAGAAATTGCTCAAGAAGATTTACCTTTTAGTTTAGATGATGATTCCAGTGGTCCTGATGGGAGTCCCTCTTTTGTTGGGATGTCCCCAATTAAATCTACATATGGATTTTCTCTTGATGCAAAAGCTGACAGAAAGGAAGCTTCTAAAGCTGCAGAGAAGATGGATCTTGCTTCCAGTTATGGTAGTGTCAGTCATAAACCGGAAGCAACTATGTTTAATATTGGTGGTCTGAAACTTTCAGAAGGAAAGCTGAAAGAGTCTCTTAAATCCGTGGATCCTGCACCGGCAAAAAGTCACGTAAAAG TGGCAGATTCATTGGAGTTGATTGATCAGGAGTATGTCCTGGTACCTGGTCCACCATTGGATGTGTCTTCTTCACCTGTTATTTCTACTCTCGAGAATGTGTCTTCCAAACCTGGCAGTCCACCACAAGTTTCTGGAAACATAAACTTCATCTCAACTGCCCCAATACCAATTGTTGGTACAGCAGCCAATAAGGTGGGTCATATTGAAAGCTTTGAAAGTCACGGCTCTGCTCCTGGGACTTCACAAGGATCTATGGATGTAGCTGACACATTAGAGCAGCCATCAGCTGACTGCATCACAAGAGTAAGATCCTTAAAGTGTTGCGCATCTGCCATCAGAGAACTAGTAAATGAGAAG CTTGAGGCAGGTAAGCAGCTGGAAGCATTCTCAGTTCAGCTTGTGATTCTTGCCATATGGAAGCAAGCATTACACATCTGTCATACACGAGCTGCATCTGCTACGGAGGGAAGCCCAACACCTGATTCTACCAGATTGAGGGAAATGACGAAGGAACTAGACGGCCTTGATATTCATGAAGATCTTGATGCGGCTAACACTCTGGGTTCTCAGCATATTTGCTCTCAGATTGAGAGAGCATTTCTTCTTGAAGTTGGGAATGCTGAGGAACTTGCAAAAATTGTAGAGCCCG GAAATACAGAGATGCCAGATGCAATGGAGACAATATTCCAATCTGCCCTTGCTCTGGGCAGACGCGGAGCT GCCGTTGTAGGCTTCGAAGTTACATCGATGTCCTGA